The stretch of DNA GTTCAAGCCGTAGAACACCGAGATTAAGATCAGGAACGGCAGGAACGGCAGCACCATGTAGATCTCAGTCACTCTCTGGATGATGCTGTCGAGCACCCCTCCGTAGTAGCCGCTGATCGTGGCTATGATCATCTCGGCGAAGGTCGTGACGAGGGATGCTGTCAGCCCGAATGCCAGCGCGATCGGAGCACCCCAGAGCAGGGCTATTTCGAGTGGCCTGCGCAGGTGATCGGTCCCCGCTATCCCGTACACTGTTCCGTAGACAACCATCTTGCAGTCGAGGTCAGAGTCCTGGCCGAAGAGCGTAGCGTCTACTATCGCTTTGTACACTCCCTTTTCAACGCTCATCCTCCCCGCTCTGAGGGACTCTGGAGTGAACTTGCCGAAAAGAAGTTGCATGTTAGTTATCATGTAGCTGGGCTCGATGCCATATCGTTGCCTAATATAGGAAGTAAAAGCCTCTGTTACGGGATCGGTGACAAAGTAGAAAGAGAACGTCGATGAGTATGTGGAAAAACTTGTTACGTTAACTTCATCTCCGCTGGGTTTAATCCATAGGATGTTTATTTTCGGCGTTCCTAATTGGCGAGAAAAGTTGGCAGTAAAGAACATGTTGAGTTCTGATGGAAAGTCGTCGTAGGGGTAGTAGAAAACAAACTCGATGTGAATTTTCTTAACCCCGTCTCCTACGATGATTGAAGTTTTGTTCACTGAATTAAAGACCATGGTTTTGGGGAGATTTTTTCCGACAAAGAACTGTATCCACTCAGGGGGGGCGAGCCTTGGATTTTCAAGCCACATTGTCCCCCCGCTACGCCACATGGCGATAGCTTTTTCCATCGGTATAGTGGTAACGGCGTAGATAGAAAGGGCAACTAAAAAGCCGAGGAGTAGAAGACCTACCACACCTGACTTGTAGGATAAAAGCTCTTGGAGAACGCTCTTCACCGCGCCTGCAAAACCCTTTGCTGAGCTCAAGGCGCCATCACCTGAACTGGATTTTTATTCGTGGGTCGAGCCAAGCATATATTATATCTAAGACGAGAACGGTGATCATCAGAAGGTATGCGTAGATCACTGTTATCCCCACGATAACCGGCGTGTCGAACGAGGATATCGCGTTGTAAGTGACGAGGCCTAAGCCCGGCCAGTTGAACACCGTCTCCGTAATAATCGCTCCACCCCACGATCCAACTAAACTGAGGGCAAAGTT from Infirmifilum sp. NZ encodes:
- a CDS encoding ABC transporter permease, with the protein product MSSAKGFAGAVKSVLQELLSYKSGVVGLLLLGFLVALSIYAVTTIPMEKAIAMWRSGGTMWLENPRLAPPEWIQFFVGKNLPKTMVFNSVNKTSIIVGDGVKKIHIEFVFYYPYDDFPSELNMFFTANFSRQLGTPKINILWIKPSGDEVNVTSFSTYSSTFSFYFVTDPVTEAFTSYIRQRYGIEPSYMITNMQLLFGKFTPESLRAGRMSVEKGVYKAIVDATLFGQDSDLDCKMVVYGTVYGIAGTDHLRRPLEIALLWGAPIALAFGLTASLVTTFAEMIIATISGYYGGVLDSIIQRVTEIYMVLPFLPFLILISVFYGLNIWTLLAVIIVLSIFGPGIKSTRALVMQIKEYPYVEAAKTYGASNMRIIFMYIIPKILPPIVPGLIAAVPSYVFLEAALAFLGLGDPSLPTWGKVINDAFENGALYKGYFYWVLEPSALLVVTGLAFALLGFALDRIVNPRLREM